One Leisingera sp. M658 genomic window carries:
- a CDS encoding putative quinol monooxygenase, which produces MTAPFQLIARITPKPEHMQDVRQSLLDILEPTRAEPGCLKFLLAEGRDGDCFFLDEEWASDDALAAHYAADYITPVFAKYEAWLAAPVEIHKMTPLA; this is translated from the coding sequence ATGACCGCCCCCTTCCAACTGATCGCCAGGATCACTCCGAAACCGGAACACATGCAGGATGTGCGCCAAAGCCTGCTGGATATTCTGGAACCGACCCGCGCCGAACCCGGCTGCCTGAAGTTCCTGCTGGCCGAAGGCCGCGATGGCGATTGCTTCTTTCTCGACGAAGAATGGGCCAGCGACGACGCCCTGGCGGCGCATTATGCAGCGGACTACATCACGCCGGTCTTCGCCAAATACGAGGCCTGGCTTGCAGCACCGGTGGAAATCCACAAGATGACCCCGCTGGCCTGA
- a CDS encoding MarR family winged helix-turn-helix transcriptional regulator — translation MFFLKDMPSQQMVGTYAKAYGADPDHITSALMMMRRASLLIRSLDAYFALHGLSQLRFLVLIVIDREPDRTSLTPNEIAQRIDVSKPVMTRTLQSLQKDGLITLSNNPSDGRSKEAALTPDGHQRLQDTLPGYFKLLSEEITKPSTANS, via the coding sequence ATGTTCTTCCTAAAGGATATGCCGTCGCAGCAGATGGTCGGCACCTACGCCAAGGCATACGGCGCCGACCCGGACCATATCACCAGCGCGCTTATGATGATGCGCCGCGCCAGCCTGCTGATCCGCAGCCTCGACGCCTATTTTGCCCTCCACGGGCTGTCCCAATTGCGGTTCCTAGTGCTGATCGTGATCGACCGCGAACCGGACCGCACCTCGCTGACCCCGAATGAGATCGCCCAGCGGATCGACGTGTCAAAACCGGTGATGACCCGCACCCTGCAATCGTTGCAGAAAGACGGGCTGATAACCCTTTCGAACAACCCATCCGACGGGCGCTCCAAAGAAGCCGCGCTGACACCCGACGGCCATCAGCGGCTGCAAGACACTCTTCCCGGCTATTTCAAACTCTTGTCAGAGGAGATCACCAAGCCGTCCACCGCCAACAGCTGA
- the murD gene encoding UDP-N-acetylmuramoyl-L-alanine--D-glutamate ligase has translation MIPVKGYEGAKVAVLGLGRSGLATARALRAGGAEPVCWDDNPAAREAAEAEGLTCRDLHKAGAFDGVAALITSPGIPHLYPKPNPVIRAAMEAGVPVDNDIGLFFRSFADAEWQMHDQPPRVVAVTGSNGKSTTVALLHHILQQAGRESQLAGNIGRGVLDIDAPGNGGVVVLELSSYQTELARALTPDVAVFTNLSPDHLDRHGGMGGYFAAKRRLFAEGGPDRAVIGIDEDEGLFLAGQLSEGAGDDRVIRVSAARKLTGPGWQVFARKGFLSEYRKGRQAASIDLRAMTGLPGAHNHQNACAAYAAARTLGLAPRLIGDAMATFPGLPHRSQTIAEAGGVRYVNDSKATNVDSAAKALSAFSNIRWICGGLEKDGGLEALKGRAGNVVKAYVIGREAAGFALQLDVQAEVCTTMAAAVERAIQDSQEGDTVLLAPAAASFDQYDNFEQRGEDFIAEVKARLG, from the coding sequence ATGATCCCGGTCAAAGGATATGAGGGTGCCAAGGTGGCGGTGCTGGGGCTGGGCCGTTCGGGGCTGGCGACGGCGCGTGCCCTGCGGGCAGGCGGGGCGGAGCCTGTCTGCTGGGACGACAACCCGGCAGCGCGGGAGGCGGCGGAGGCGGAAGGCCTGACCTGCCGCGACCTGCATAAGGCCGGTGCCTTTGACGGGGTTGCGGCGCTGATCACCTCGCCCGGTATTCCGCATCTTTACCCCAAGCCCAATCCGGTGATCCGGGCGGCGATGGAGGCTGGCGTGCCGGTGGACAATGATATCGGGCTGTTCTTCCGCTCCTTTGCGGATGCCGAATGGCAAATGCATGATCAGCCGCCGCGGGTGGTGGCGGTGACGGGGTCGAACGGCAAATCAACCACGGTGGCGCTGCTGCATCACATCCTGCAGCAGGCGGGCCGCGAGAGCCAGCTGGCGGGCAATATAGGCCGCGGCGTTCTGGATATCGACGCGCCCGGAAATGGCGGTGTGGTGGTGCTGGAGCTGTCGAGCTATCAGACCGAGCTGGCGCGCGCACTGACACCGGATGTGGCGGTGTTCACCAACCTCAGCCCGGATCATCTGGACAGGCATGGCGGTATGGGCGGTTACTTCGCCGCCAAGCGGCGGCTGTTTGCCGAGGGCGGGCCGGACCGCGCGGTGATTGGCATTGACGAGGATGAGGGGCTGTTTCTGGCGGGCCAGCTGTCGGAAGGGGCAGGCGATGACCGGGTGATCCGGGTGTCCGCCGCGCGCAAGCTGACCGGGCCTGGCTGGCAGGTCTTTGCCCGCAAGGGGTTCCTGTCGGAATACCGCAAGGGGCGGCAGGCGGCCTCGATTGATCTGCGCGCCATGACCGGGCTGCCGGGGGCACACAACCACCAGAACGCCTGCGCGGCCTATGCGGCGGCGCGTACCTTGGGGCTGGCGCCGCGGCTGATCGGCGACGCAATGGCCACCTTCCCCGGCCTGCCGCACCGCAGCCAGACCATCGCTGAGGCTGGCGGCGTGCGTTATGTGAATGACAGCAAGGCCACCAATGTGGACAGCGCGGCAAAGGCGCTGAGTGCGTTCAGTAACATCCGCTGGATCTGCGGCGGGTTGGAGAAGGATGGCGGGCTGGAGGCCTTGAAAGGGCGGGCTGGCAATGTGGTGAAAGCCTATGTGATCGGGCGCGAGGCGGCGGGATTTGCGCTGCAGCTGGATGTGCAGGCCGAAGTTTGCACCACCATGGCGGCGGCAGTGGAGCGGGCCATTCAGGACTCGCAGGAGGGTGACACCGTGCTGCTGGCGCCGGCCGCCGCGAGTTTCGATCAGTATGACAATTTCGAACAGCGCGGTGAGGATTTCATCGCCGAAGTGAAGGCGCGGCTGGGGTAA